One Granulicella sp. 5B5 DNA window includes the following coding sequences:
- a CDS encoding cold shock domain-containing protein — MAQYKGVVKWFNNAKGYGFLGREDGPDVFVHYSSIQLDGYKSLKEGDEVEFDVIQGAKGPQADQVTRTKAV, encoded by the coding sequence ATGGCACAGTACAAAGGCGTAGTGAAGTGGTTCAATAACGCAAAGGGATACGGATTCCTAGGGCGTGAGGACGGGCCAGACGTGTTCGTTCATTACAGCTCCATCCAGTTGGACGGATACAAGAGCCTGAAGGAGGGCGACGAGGTGGAGTTCGACGTCATCCAGGGAGCGAAAGGACCGCAGGCAGACCAGGTAACCCGAACTAAGGCTGTCTAA
- a CDS encoding NUDIX hydrolase: MATKKKSPAKMAKKSAAKKAAATTAPVKLSGKAKVLSSKTVFKSRVFWVTRDEVTEPGGGGKVLKRDVIRHNGSAVILAVDDRTNPADPGILLIRQYRHAAGKFLLELPAGRIEPGEKLIPAAKRELIEETGYRAKKWSLHTKYYASPGFLSEAMNIVLATDLTLGEAAPEDDEKIELHMTPLSEVLAMIHAGKIEDGKTLIGVLLYASMHGGAAKQALPA; the protein is encoded by the coding sequence ATGGCTACGAAGAAGAAGTCTCCTGCAAAGATGGCGAAGAAGAGTGCGGCGAAGAAGGCCGCTGCAACCACAGCCCCGGTGAAGCTGAGCGGCAAGGCGAAGGTGCTGTCGTCGAAGACGGTGTTCAAGAGCCGTGTGTTCTGGGTGACTCGGGATGAAGTAACAGAACCGGGTGGCGGCGGCAAGGTGCTGAAGCGCGATGTGATCCGGCACAACGGGTCGGCGGTGATTCTTGCGGTGGACGACAGGACGAACCCGGCGGACCCGGGGATTCTGCTGATCCGGCAGTATCGTCATGCGGCGGGAAAGTTTTTGCTGGAGCTGCCGGCGGGGCGCATTGAGCCGGGCGAGAAGCTGATCCCGGCGGCGAAGCGGGAGCTGATCGAAGAGACAGGCTACCGCGCGAAGAAGTGGTCGCTGCATACGAAGTACTATGCGAGCCCAGGGTTCCTGAGCGAGGCGATGAACATCGTGCTGGCGACGGACCTGACGCTGGGGGAGGCGGCTCCTGAGGACGACGAGAAGATCGAGCTGCATATGACGCCGCTGTCTGAGGTGCTGGCGATGATCCATGCCGGGAAGATCGAGGATGGGAAGACGCTGATCGGGGTTCTGCTGTATGCGTCGATGCACGGAGGAGCGGCAAAGCAGGCGCTGCCTGCGTAG
- the bshC gene encoding bacillithiol biosynthesis cysteine-adding enzyme BshC: protein MTPECHPISTLPDTTPLFRDFAGPSVSVPAGLRRWYPADPFSMDWAHVAPTLSPEHRNRLADALLRQTDRFDASGAVLANIERLKHGASAVVTGQQVGLFGGPLLTLLKAATAIRKAQDATRLTGREHVPIFWLASEDHDLAEVDQVSLLSKTAVETLHLNLDASKPLPVGARVLGDRGDEGHHRLAEELDKACELLGWAPICDLLRECYTPGATLASAFGRLITKLFAPFGLIVMDAASRDFHALGASTLQYAIEHAAELDAALIARSHELPAAGYHAQVLVSEGHSLLFLLEPQEGATANDLMKPAVRLPLRRNAQGVWKAGPRTYTTVELLDILATEPERLSPNALLRPVFQDTILPTAAYIGGPAEIAYFAQSAVVYEAIFGSDGKPGRITPVLPRLSATLIEPAIAQVMQQHEVTFSQVIDALSHGSKTPAELATRLGARAMPIEAKRKLAAVGNALDTELTALTEYMTAMSPDLGRSATISRNKLRYQMNRLRRMAANFELQKQASLNKHATAIALNLYPEGHLQERLLAGIWFLAHHGDTLPALLVDHAAQECPGHRVIFL, encoded by the coding sequence ATGACACCTGAGTGCCACCCCATCTCGACGCTGCCCGACACCACGCCGCTCTTCCGCGACTTCGCCGGACCCTCAGTGTCCGTGCCCGCCGGGCTCCGCCGCTGGTACCCCGCCGACCCCTTCAGCATGGATTGGGCGCACGTCGCGCCCACACTCTCGCCCGAGCACCGCAACCGCCTCGCCGACGCGCTCCTCCGCCAGACCGACCGCTTCGACGCCTCCGGCGCGGTCCTCGCCAACATCGAGCGCCTCAAGCACGGCGCCTCCGCCGTCGTCACCGGCCAGCAGGTCGGCCTCTTCGGCGGCCCGTTGCTCACGCTGCTCAAAGCCGCCACCGCCATCCGCAAGGCGCAGGACGCCACCCGCCTCACCGGCCGCGAGCACGTCCCCATCTTCTGGCTCGCCAGCGAAGACCACGATCTAGCCGAAGTCGACCAGGTCTCGCTCCTCAGCAAAACCGCCGTCGAAACCCTGCACCTCAACCTCGACGCCAGCAAGCCGCTCCCCGTCGGCGCGCGCGTCCTCGGCGACCGTGGCGACGAAGGCCACCATCGCCTCGCCGAAGAGCTGGACAAGGCCTGCGAACTTCTCGGCTGGGCGCCCATCTGCGATCTCCTTCGCGAGTGTTACACCCCCGGCGCAACCCTCGCCTCCGCCTTCGGCCGTCTCATCACCAAGCTCTTCGCGCCCTTCGGCCTCATCGTCATGGACGCCGCCTCCCGCGACTTCCACGCCCTTGGCGCCTCCACATTGCAGTACGCCATCGAGCACGCGGCTGAACTCGACGCCGCCCTCATCGCCCGCTCCCACGAGCTCCCCGCCGCCGGCTACCACGCGCAGGTACTCGTCTCTGAAGGCCACTCGCTCCTCTTTCTTCTCGAGCCTCAGGAAGGTGCCACGGCCAATGACCTGATGAAGCCCGCCGTCCGTCTCCCGCTCCGCCGCAATGCGCAAGGCGTCTGGAAGGCCGGCCCCCGCACCTACACCACCGTAGAACTCCTCGACATCCTCGCCACCGAGCCCGAGCGCCTCAGCCCCAATGCGCTCCTCCGCCCCGTCTTCCAGGACACCATCCTGCCCACCGCCGCCTATATCGGCGGCCCGGCCGAGATTGCCTACTTCGCGCAGTCCGCCGTCGTCTACGAGGCCATCTTCGGTTCTGACGGCAAACCAGGCCGCATCACCCCCGTCCTGCCGCGTCTCTCCGCCACGCTCATCGAGCCCGCCATCGCGCAGGTCATGCAGCAGCACGAGGTCACCTTCTCCCAGGTCATCGACGCGCTCTCCCACGGCAGCAAGACCCCCGCAGAGCTAGCCACGCGCCTCGGCGCCCGCGCCATGCCCATCGAAGCCAAGCGCAAGCTAGCCGCCGTCGGCAACGCCCTCGACACCGAGCTCACCGCCCTCACCGAGTACATGACCGCGATGTCCCCGGATCTTGGGAGATCGGCCACGATCTCCAGAAACAAGCTGCGTTACCAGATGAACCGCCTCCGCCGCATGGCCGCCAACTTCGAGCTCCAGAAGCAGGCCTCGCTCAACAAGCACGCCACGGCCATCGCGCTCAACCTCTACCCCGAAGGCCATCTGCAGGAGCGCCTCCTCGCCGGCATCTGGTTCCTCGCCCACCACGGCGACACCCTGCCCGCACTTCTCGTAGACCACGCCGCCCAGGAGTGCCCGGGTCACCGCGTCATCTTCCTCTAG
- a CDS encoding superinfection immunity protein, translated as MHLLFGLCLIPFGAIHFLPTIIAALRNSRHVVAIFLLNLFLGWTVIGWIVALIWAITSEPKYRYAYAPYVRRY; from the coding sequence ATGCATCTTCTCTTCGGTCTCTGCCTCATCCCCTTCGGCGCGATCCACTTCCTGCCTACCATCATTGCGGCGCTGCGCAACTCGCGCCACGTCGTCGCCATCTTCCTGCTGAACCTCTTCCTTGGCTGGACAGTCATCGGCTGGATCGTCGCCCTCATCTGGGCCATCACCAGCGAGCCCAAGTACCGCTACGCCTATGCCCCTTACGTCCGCCGCTACTAG
- a CDS encoding ABC-F family ATP-binding cassette domain-containing protein, which yields MPPILNAQGVSKRYGATPLFQNISFAVNEGDRIGLIGPNGAGKSTLLAVLAGETDPDSGDVAVRKRARVGYVRQVSEYPKGATARSVIEEALDRTAVPANEHEQRLRETLGRAGFADDGAATSIRMDAEAASLSGGWRKRLAIAEALVTDPDVLLLDEPTNHLDLEGIEWLEGMLRTARFACVVVTHDRYFLENVASEVVELSRVYAEGVLRVRGTYSKFLEGRELYMEAQTKMQEGLRNRVKTEIEWLRRGPKARATKAKARIDNAHELIGKLAEVDARTRTASAGIEFAATDRQTKRLIEFEDVTLALGGRDIVKNVSFGLTNGLKLGLVGPNGSGKTTLLRAMSGDLAASAGTIKRANSLRIVYFSQMREIDASLTLRRALAPDSDAVVYQDRVVHVASYAAKFLFTGEQLNQPVERLSGGERARVLIARLMLQPADVLMLDEPTNDLDIPTLEILEESLLEFKGALVLVTHDRYMLDRVSNVVLGLDGRTHAQLFADYAQWEEWKGTETDYAVTQQAKANSEQKASAPTSSKKKLSYMEQREFDGIEERVDKADARLSAAHDKLEDPAVTSNAELLTAALAEMEAAQAEHDAIYARWAELTEKAG from the coding sequence ATGCCTCCAATTCTCAACGCACAAGGCGTGAGCAAGCGCTACGGTGCGACGCCGCTCTTCCAGAACATCTCCTTCGCCGTCAACGAGGGCGACCGCATCGGCCTCATCGGCCCCAACGGCGCTGGCAAGTCCACCCTGCTGGCCGTCCTGGCCGGCGAAACCGACCCCGACTCCGGCGACGTTGCCGTCCGCAAGCGCGCCCGCGTAGGCTACGTCCGCCAGGTCTCCGAGTACCCGAAGGGCGCCACCGCCCGCAGCGTCATCGAAGAGGCGCTCGACCGCACCGCCGTCCCCGCGAACGAGCACGAGCAGCGCCTCCGCGAAACCCTCGGCCGCGCCGGCTTCGCCGACGATGGAGCCGCCACCAGCATCCGCATGGACGCCGAGGCCGCCAGCCTCTCCGGCGGCTGGCGCAAACGCCTCGCCATCGCCGAGGCACTCGTCACCGACCCTGACGTGCTCCTGCTCGACGAGCCGACGAACCATCTCGACCTGGAAGGCATCGAGTGGCTCGAAGGTATGCTCCGCACCGCGCGCTTCGCCTGCGTCGTCGTCACCCACGACCGCTACTTCCTGGAGAACGTCGCCAGCGAGGTCGTCGAACTCAGCCGCGTCTACGCTGAAGGCGTCCTCCGAGTGCGAGGCACGTACTCCAAGTTTCTCGAAGGCCGCGAGCTCTACATGGAAGCCCAGACCAAGATGCAGGAGGGCCTCCGCAACCGCGTCAAGACCGAGATCGAATGGCTCCGCCGCGGCCCCAAAGCCCGGGCCACCAAGGCCAAAGCGCGCATCGACAACGCGCACGAGCTCATCGGCAAGCTCGCCGAAGTCGACGCCCGCACCCGCACCGCCAGCGCCGGCATCGAGTTCGCCGCCACCGATCGCCAGACCAAACGGCTCATCGAATTCGAAGACGTGACACTCGCACTCGGCGGCCGCGACATCGTAAAGAACGTCAGCTTCGGCCTGACCAACGGCCTGAAGCTCGGCCTCGTCGGCCCCAACGGCAGCGGCAAAACCACGCTGCTCCGCGCCATGTCAGGAGACCTCGCAGCCAGCGCAGGCACCATCAAGCGCGCCAACAGCCTGCGCATCGTCTACTTCTCGCAGATGCGCGAGATCGACGCCTCGCTCACACTTCGCCGCGCCCTCGCACCAGACTCGGATGCGGTGGTCTACCAGGACCGCGTCGTCCACGTAGCCAGCTACGCCGCGAAGTTCCTCTTCACCGGCGAGCAGCTGAATCAGCCCGTCGAACGGCTCAGCGGCGGTGAACGTGCCCGTGTCCTCATCGCGCGCCTGATGCTGCAACCAGCCGACGTGCTGATGCTCGACGAGCCGACCAACGACCTCGACATCCCCACGCTCGAGATCCTCGAAGAGTCGTTGCTGGAGTTCAAGGGCGCGCTGGTGCTGGTCACGCACGACCGCTACATGCTCGACCGCGTCTCCAATGTCGTCCTCGGTCTCGATGGCCGCACCCACGCCCAGCTCTTCGCCGACTACGCGCAATGGGAAGAGTGGAAGGGAACCGAGACCGACTACGCCGTCACCCAGCAGGCGAAGGCCAACAGCGAGCAAAAGGCTTCTGCGCCAACCTCAAGTAAGAAGAAGCTCAGCTACATGGAGCAGCGCGAGTTCGACGGCATCGAAGAGCGCGTGGACAAGGCCGATGCCCGCCTCTCAGCCGCGCACGACAAGCTCGAAGACCCCGCTGTCACCTCGAACGCCGAGCTGCTCACCGCAGCACTCGCCGAGATGGAAGCCGCCCAGGCCGAGCACGACGCCATCTACGCCCGCTGGGCTGAGCTGACCGAGAAGGCCGGCTGA
- a CDS encoding amidohydrolase family protein, whose translation MKTFFGVLLLGTFALSAAQSPAPAKLVVLHAARILDVANGRTLSPGEVLIEGTRIKEAGTHVSRPDGAEVIDLGDATLMPGLIDVHTHLFLHPGAEDLQTVEESVPARTLTAAAAAKADVMAGFTAERDMGTEGAKCADVAVRNAINRGEIPGPRMRVSCNAIDILGGHEDAIGFNPDQHVLSNADYANSADEIITVMREQRKGGADFTKIYETGPDHLVDGVFSTPYQYTEEQLAAAVAEAKRTGSFVGVHCTGEPGALYAAEAGVGTIDHAYQLSTETMKLMHEKQIYAVPTFAISEYFIEHPVRGLGSYDRSELAYHTEQFKKQMAAGVPFAVGSDVGPFPHGTQAREYELMVKYGMSNADVLRAGLINGAKVLHWENEIGQLKPGFYADVIAVPGDPLKDISVLKSPLFVMKNGEVLVKK comes from the coding sequence ATGAAAACTTTTTTCGGTGTGCTCCTTTTAGGAACCTTTGCTTTATCTGCGGCGCAGTCCCCTGCGCCAGCGAAGCTGGTTGTGCTGCATGCAGCACGGATTCTGGACGTCGCCAACGGCCGGACGCTCTCGCCGGGAGAGGTACTGATCGAGGGCACGCGGATCAAAGAAGCCGGGACTCACGTCTCGCGTCCTGATGGCGCTGAAGTCATCGACCTGGGCGATGCCACGCTCATGCCCGGACTCATCGATGTGCATACGCACCTGTTTCTGCATCCAGGGGCAGAGGATCTCCAGACGGTCGAAGAGTCAGTACCTGCGCGCACGCTGACGGCCGCTGCTGCCGCAAAGGCGGATGTCATGGCCGGCTTCACAGCTGAACGCGACATGGGTACGGAAGGCGCTAAGTGCGCGGATGTCGCTGTTCGCAATGCCATCAATCGCGGTGAGATTCCAGGGCCGCGCATGCGCGTGAGCTGCAACGCCATCGACATTCTTGGCGGCCATGAAGATGCGATCGGGTTCAATCCAGACCAGCATGTGCTCTCCAATGCCGACTACGCGAACTCGGCCGACGAGATCATCACGGTGATGCGCGAGCAGCGCAAGGGCGGAGCAGACTTCACCAAGATCTACGAAACAGGGCCGGATCACCTTGTCGATGGTGTTTTCTCTACGCCGTATCAGTACACCGAGGAGCAACTTGCCGCAGCGGTTGCGGAAGCCAAGCGGACAGGGTCGTTTGTCGGTGTGCACTGCACCGGCGAGCCAGGCGCTTTATATGCTGCGGAGGCAGGTGTGGGTACGATCGACCACGCTTATCAGTTGTCCACTGAAACTATGAAGCTGATGCACGAGAAGCAGATCTACGCGGTGCCGACGTTTGCTATCTCGGAGTACTTCATCGAACATCCGGTGCGCGGACTGGGCTCGTATGACCGAAGCGAGCTTGCCTATCACACTGAACAGTTCAAGAAGCAGATGGCAGCCGGCGTACCGTTTGCCGTAGGTTCCGATGTCGGCCCGTTTCCGCATGGCACCCAGGCTCGGGAGTATGAGCTGATGGTGAAGTACGGCATGAGCAACGCGGATGTGCTGCGCGCCGGACTGATCAATGGCGCGAAGGTGCTCCACTGGGAGAACGAGATCGGACAACTGAAGCCGGGCTTCTACGCCGATGTGATCGCAGTTCCTGGTGACCCGCTCAAAGACATCTCGGTGCTGAAGTCGCCGCTCTTCGTGATGAAGAACGGCGAGGTGCTGGTAAAGAAATAG
- a CDS encoding DinB family protein has translation MTIAEILLQDFDTEVSNTRRTLERVPEDKTDWAPHAKSMKIGKLAMHCATITMFGYYILEDPGMDMANSTREHMSLVFESREDCLKQLDECSSKCRAAIAAASDEHLSAIWRFSFGEQLISSLPRSASFRIMCFDHMIHHTSQLGVYLRLLDIPVPALYGPSADEQWIPS, from the coding sequence ATGACCATCGCTGAGATTCTGCTGCAGGACTTCGACACCGAGGTTTCCAACACGCGCCGAACGCTGGAGCGCGTGCCGGAGGACAAGACCGACTGGGCGCCGCATGCGAAGTCCATGAAGATAGGCAAGCTGGCGATGCATTGCGCAACGATCACGATGTTCGGCTACTACATCCTGGAAGATCCGGGGATGGACATGGCAAACTCGACGCGCGAGCACATGTCGCTGGTCTTCGAGTCGCGTGAAGACTGCCTGAAGCAGCTGGATGAGTGTTCCTCAAAGTGCCGTGCGGCCATCGCCGCAGCCAGCGATGAGCACCTCTCTGCGATATGGCGCTTCAGCTTCGGCGAACAGCTTATCTCCAGCCTGCCGCGCTCGGCTTCATTCCGAATCATGTGCTTCGATCACATGATTCATCACACATCCCAGCTCGGGGTGTACCTGCGACTGCTCGATATTCCGGTGCCGGCGCTCTATGGGCCATCTGCCGACGAGCAGTGGATACCGAGTTAG
- a CDS encoding enoyl-ACP reductase, whose amino-acid sequence MIDMKGKVAVVLGVANKRSIAYAIAEKLAAAGATLVLCYQSERLKKESEDLIAELGQTGKARAIQMDVTKDSEIETAFQEIAAAFPVVHILVHSVAFAPADAMKNDFLLTKREDFAMAQDISVYSLIAVARAATPLMTEGGSIITMTHYGSDKVFPNYNVMGVAKAALEAAVRYLAASLGGKNIRVNAISAGAIKTLAARGIGDLQVMLDKTSERAPLHRNVEQSEVGKTALFLASDLASGITGEVMFVDCGFNITGI is encoded by the coding sequence ATGATCGATATGAAGGGCAAAGTCGCCGTAGTACTTGGCGTCGCCAACAAACGCAGCATCGCTTACGCCATCGCAGAGAAACTTGCCGCAGCAGGGGCCACACTTGTGCTCTGCTACCAGAGCGAGCGGTTGAAGAAGGAGTCGGAAGACCTGATCGCGGAGCTCGGCCAGACGGGCAAAGCGCGCGCCATCCAGATGGACGTAACCAAGGATAGCGAAATTGAGACCGCGTTCCAGGAGATTGCGGCTGCGTTTCCTGTGGTCCATATACTCGTCCATTCGGTTGCCTTTGCTCCTGCCGATGCGATGAAGAACGACTTCCTGCTGACCAAGCGGGAAGACTTCGCGATGGCACAGGACATCAGCGTCTATTCGCTGATCGCGGTGGCCCGGGCTGCGACTCCGCTGATGACCGAGGGCGGATCGATCATAACGATGACGCATTACGGCAGCGACAAGGTCTTCCCAAATTACAACGTGATGGGTGTGGCCAAGGCAGCGCTGGAAGCGGCTGTCCGTTACCTTGCGGCATCGCTGGGCGGAAAGAACATCCGCGTAAACGCGATTTCGGCTGGGGCGATCAAAACGCTTGCAGCACGCGGCATCGGTGACCTGCAAGTGATGCTGGACAAGACGAGCGAGCGCGCTCCGCTGCACCGCAACGTTGAGCAGTCCGAGGTCGGTAAGACCGCGCTGTTCCTCGCCAGCGATCTGGCCAGCGGCATTACCGGCGAGGTGATGTTCGTCGACTGCGGCTTCAACATCACCGGCATCTAG
- a CDS encoding EVE domain-containing protein, producing the protein MHYLLKSEPDKYSYDDLLRDGETLWDGISNAQALITLRNMKPGEQCVIYHSNVGKAAVGTAKVVSVKADPENPKMPLVLLKAGKRLKREKPLAEIREAGVFQGSIMFRQFRLSVVPLTDEQFDWLVHS; encoded by the coding sequence ATGCACTATCTACTGAAGTCCGAACCTGACAAGTACTCTTACGACGACCTGCTGCGGGATGGCGAGACCCTCTGGGACGGCATCTCCAACGCGCAGGCGTTGATTACGTTGCGCAACATGAAGCCGGGCGAGCAGTGCGTGATCTACCATTCGAACGTCGGCAAGGCGGCGGTCGGGACGGCCAAGGTGGTTTCAGTGAAAGCCGACCCCGAGAACCCGAAGATGCCGCTGGTGCTGCTGAAGGCGGGCAAGCGCCTGAAGCGTGAGAAGCCACTTGCGGAGATCCGCGAAGCAGGCGTCTTCCAGGGGTCGATCATGTTCCGCCAGTTTCGTCTGTCGGTTGTACCGCTGACGGATGAGCAGTTTGACTGGCTTGTCCACAGCTAG
- the murI gene encoding glutamate racemase: MSSRQGPVLGVFDSGFGGLTVLRALLPRIGGAHYLYLGDTARLPYGAKSQATIARYAVESARFLGDRGAEYLVIACNTATALALDEIKAAVKIPVVGVIEPVVRAAQERHPASEVLVLATAATVQSHSYARLSESVGLRATEKACPLLVPLVEEGWIDHPVTQDVLKIYLTEALGKGEPKAVLLGCTHYPLIEAQITAMLRKLGSTAEVIDSAEATAAEVERVVSAREAVRQGEATFECFATDSVEKFRRLGSLFLGRQIEDVQHLDLGG; this comes from the coding sequence ATGTCTTCCAGGCAAGGCCCGGTTCTGGGCGTGTTCGACTCCGGCTTTGGCGGGCTGACGGTGCTTCGCGCGCTGCTGCCACGCATTGGCGGTGCACATTATCTCTACCTTGGTGACACGGCGCGCCTGCCTTACGGCGCGAAGTCGCAGGCGACGATTGCGCGCTATGCCGTGGAGAGCGCCCGATTTCTGGGAGACAGAGGCGCAGAATATCTGGTGATTGCCTGCAATACCGCGACAGCGCTGGCACTGGACGAGATCAAGGCGGCGGTCAAGATTCCGGTCGTTGGCGTGATCGAACCAGTGGTCCGCGCTGCGCAGGAACGGCATCCTGCCAGCGAGGTGCTGGTGCTCGCAACGGCGGCGACGGTGCAGTCGCACTCCTATGCACGGCTGAGCGAATCGGTGGGGTTGCGTGCGACGGAGAAGGCTTGTCCGCTGCTGGTACCGCTGGTCGAAGAGGGTTGGATCGACCACCCTGTCACGCAGGACGTGCTGAAGATTTATCTAACAGAGGCGCTCGGTAAGGGCGAGCCAAAAGCTGTGCTGCTCGGCTGTACGCACTATCCGTTGATCGAGGCGCAGATTACGGCGATGCTGCGAAAACTGGGGTCGACGGCAGAGGTGATCGATTCGGCTGAAGCCACCGCAGCAGAGGTGGAACGTGTTGTGTCTGCACGAGAGGCGGTACGGCAGGGAGAGGCGACCTTTGAGTGCTTCGCGACGGACTCGGTGGAGAAGTTCCGGCGGCTGGGAAGCCTGTTTCTGGGCCGGCAGATTGAGGATGTTCAGCACCTCGATCTGGGCGGTTAG
- a CDS encoding GerMN domain-containing protein, protein MACIVAMTAVLVVERQRARDRVLRLGDQMPLDAPTATTEPVTMDFANDNDGEIHAGQREIALPTDTTARARALIDHLIAQYSQPGSAHPLQPGAAVNEVFLVPLPVVGYTVTNTPSALHPDRKATVLVAPADGVGLQPRTPGGELAVVDLRSSFVDQHPSGVEVESLTLRSIIGTLHANLPQIEQVRFLVDGASREALAGHADLMRTYRSRDTATATDDGGGN, encoded by the coding sequence GTGGCCTGCATTGTTGCGATGACCGCGGTGCTGGTGGTGGAACGGCAGCGAGCGCGCGACCGCGTGCTGCGGCTCGGAGACCAGATGCCGTTGGATGCACCGACTGCGACGACCGAGCCTGTGACCATGGACTTCGCCAATGACAATGATGGCGAAATCCACGCGGGACAAAGAGAGATTGCTCTGCCCACCGACACGACGGCCCGCGCACGCGCTTTAATCGACCACCTGATCGCACAGTACTCGCAGCCGGGCTCTGCGCACCCACTGCAGCCTGGAGCTGCCGTGAATGAGGTGTTTCTGGTGCCGTTACCGGTGGTGGGTTACACCGTGACAAACACGCCTTCGGCTCTGCATCCGGACCGCAAGGCCACGGTGCTTGTGGCGCCTGCCGACGGGGTCGGGCTGCAACCGCGAACTCCCGGAGGCGAGCTCGCGGTTGTGGACCTGCGCAGCAGCTTCGTCGACCAGCATCCCTCGGGCGTAGAGGTCGAATCGTTGACGCTACGGTCGATTATTGGAACGCTACATGCGAACCTGCCACAGATTGAGCAGGTGCGGTTTCTGGTGGACGGCGCGTCGCGGGAGGCGCTGGCCGGGCACGCAGACCTGATGCGAACGTATCGTTCGCGCGATACCGCCACAGCCACAGATGATGGAGGCGGCAACTGA
- a CDS encoding N-acetylmuramoyl-L-alanine amidase: MRSTAYRRLWAHALLGAALAAMTVQAQDGKPVVVTRPTAADAGTLLPGVMNKMTVVLDAAHGGADTGARISAPGGSTLLEKDVTLALALRLQAALQARGFTVVMTRVGDAANKPATAGAAPVPMSSDDRAGIANSARASACLLLHAAGSGHGVHLYTSELDGVSAEAPVLPWQTAQTAWVSLSAQLSRQLGQALQETGVPRISGRASVRPVDSLTCPAVIVELAPEGEDVSSVNDPSYQQRVAIGIAGALEAWAKQVQPPPRLPNTLGRPKTAEPNAGGHATTASGEHP, encoded by the coding sequence ATGAGATCGACAGCCTACAGGCGACTGTGGGCACATGCTCTGCTGGGCGCAGCGCTGGCAGCGATGACGGTCCAGGCGCAAGATGGCAAGCCCGTGGTGGTGACACGGCCCACGGCGGCCGATGCGGGCACGCTACTGCCAGGCGTGATGAACAAGATGACCGTTGTGTTGGACGCGGCCCACGGAGGTGCGGATACCGGAGCCCGCATCAGCGCGCCGGGAGGCAGTACACTGCTGGAGAAGGACGTTACGCTGGCGTTGGCCTTGAGGTTGCAGGCTGCGCTGCAGGCCCGAGGGTTTACGGTGGTGATGACGCGGGTTGGAGATGCAGCCAATAAACCTGCTACTGCGGGAGCTGCACCTGTTCCGATGTCCTCAGATGACCGCGCAGGGATTGCCAATAGTGCGCGTGCCTCTGCGTGCTTGCTGTTGCACGCTGCGGGCAGCGGGCATGGGGTGCATCTCTACACGTCAGAACTGGACGGAGTATCCGCCGAAGCTCCTGTCCTGCCATGGCAGACCGCGCAGACAGCGTGGGTTTCTCTGAGTGCACAACTGAGCCGACAATTAGGCCAGGCGCTGCAGGAGACCGGGGTGCCACGCATCAGCGGACGCGCCTCCGTGCGGCCAGTAGACTCGCTGACGTGCCCGGCAGTCATTGTCGAGTTGGCACCCGAAGGCGAAGATGTGAGTTCGGTGAACGATCCCTCCTACCAGCAGCGTGTTGCGATTGGGATTGCCGGAGCTTTGGAAGCATGGGCCAAACAGGTGCAACCTCCGCCACGCCTGCCTAACACACTGGGACGGCCGAAGACTGCAGAACCGAATGCAGGCGGCCACGCGACAACCGCTTCAGGGGAGCATCCATGA
- the ruvC gene encoding crossover junction endodeoxyribonuclease RuvC, with protein MRVFGIDCGTEYTGYGVVEAAETPRGSRLRYLCAGAVKLSKKDHTPVRLAQVYAELTTLLQQWQPHVVAIEEVFFSANAKSALKLGQVRGVAMLAAANCGLPVAEYAPLSIKSAVVGYGLAAKEQVQFMVARLLELEEAPKPADAADALAIAICHIHHAQTEENLRR; from the coding sequence ATGCGTGTCTTCGGAATCGACTGCGGCACGGAGTACACCGGCTATGGCGTGGTGGAAGCCGCCGAGACGCCGCGCGGCTCGAGGCTCCGGTATCTCTGCGCGGGCGCCGTCAAGCTATCGAAGAAGGACCACACCCCCGTGCGGCTCGCGCAGGTCTATGCGGAGCTTACAACGCTGCTCCAGCAATGGCAGCCTCACGTCGTCGCCATTGAAGAGGTCTTCTTCTCCGCCAACGCCAAGAGCGCCCTCAAACTCGGCCAGGTACGCGGCGTAGCCATGCTCGCTGCTGCGAACTGCGGGCTCCCCGTCGCCGAGTATGCTCCACTCAGCATCAAAAGCGCTGTCGTCGGCTACGGTCTTGCGGCCAAGGAGCAGGTACAGTTCATGGTGGCGCGCCTTCTCGAACTCGAAGAAGCACCCAAACCCGCCGACGCCGCCGATGCTCTCGCCATCGCCATCTGCCACATCCACCACGCTCAGACCGAGGAGAATCTGCGCAGATGA